The Penaeus monodon isolate SGIC_2016 chromosome 33, NSTDA_Pmon_1, whole genome shotgun sequence genome includes a window with the following:
- the LOC119594385 gene encoding uncharacterized protein LOC119594385 — translation MRFSLALLCLCLALAAVALPGAEARPDLFDVVEDVGEVTGDVVEDVGEVTGDVVEDVGKVTGDVVEDVREVTGDVVEDVGEVTGDVVEDVGKVTGDVVEDVRKGTDDLVKDIGDGISGLVKDVRKGAGNLVKEAGEGVGGLVKVVGEDTSALVKVVGEDAGDIVKDAGEEIGDAISG, via the coding sequence ATGCGGTTCTCCTTGGCTCTGCTGTGCCTGTGTCTGGCTCTCGCGGCGGTGGCTCTGCCCGGGGCGGAGGCGAGACCCGATCTCTTCGACGTCGTGGAGGATGTCGGCGAAGTCACCGGTGACGTCGTGGAGGATGTCGGCGAAGTCACCGGTGACGTCGTGGAGGATGTCGGCAAAGTCACCGGTGACGTCGTGGAGGATGTCCGCGAAGTCACCGGTGACGTCGTGGAGGATGTCGGCGAAGTCACCGGTGACGTCGTGGAGGATGTCGGCAAAGTCACCGGTGACGTCGTGGAGGATGTCCGCAAAGGCACCGATGACTTGGTGAAGGATATCGGCGATGGCATCAGTGGCTTGGTGAAGGATGTCCGCAAAGGCGCCGGTAACTTGGTGAAGGAAGCCGGCGAAGGCGTCGGTGGCTTGGTGAAAGTTGTCGGCGAAGACACCAGTGCCCTGGTGAAAGTTGTCGGCGAAGACGCCGGTGACATTGTGAAGGACGCCGGCGAAGAAATCGGGGACGCCATTTCAGGATGA